A window of Streptomyces profundus genomic DNA:
GGTCGTCCTCGATCGGGTCAGCTTCGCGGTCAAGCCCGGCGAGAAGGTGGGTGTGATCGGTGACAACGGGTCGGGGAAGTCCACCCTGCTGCGTCTGATCGCGGGCTACGAGCGCCCGGACCACGGCGAGTTGACCGTCTCGGCGCCCGGCGGGCTCGGCTATCTGGCGCAAACCCTGGCGCTGCCGCCCAGGGCCAGCGTCGCGGAGGCGATCGACCTCGCCCTCGCCGACCTGCGCCAGCTTGAGGAACGCATGCGCCGCGCCGAGGCGGATCTCGGCCGGCGCTCGGGGCCCGCACTGGACGAGGCCATGGCCCAGTACGCCATCCTCGTCGAACGGTACGAGGCGCGCGACGGATACCAGGCGGAGGCCAGGGTGGACATCGCCCTGCACGCGCTCGGGCTGCCGGAGCTGGCAAGGGACCGCCGGTTGGGCACGCTCTCCGGCGGCGAGCGATCCCGGTTGGCGCTGGCCGCCACGCTGGCCTCCCAGCCTGAGCTGCTGCTGCTGGACGAGCCGACGAACGATCTGGACGACCAGGCCGTCGCCTGGCTGGAGTCCCAGCTCCGCGCCCATGCCGGCACGGTGATCGCGGTCACCCACGACCGGGTCTTCCTGGACCAACTCACCACCACCGTGCTGGAGATCGACGCCGGCCGGGTCGCCCGTTACGGCGACGGCTACGACGGCTATCTGACCGCCAAGGCGGCCGAACGCCGCCGCCGGCTCCAGCAGTACGAGACATGGCTCGCCGAACTCGAACGCCACGAGCGCGTCGCCGACGCCCAGGTCAACCGGCTCGACGCCATCCCCCGCAAGAACCCGATGGCCAGCTTCGGCTCCGGCGCCTTCCGGTCCCGCAACCGGGACCATGGCGCGATGAGCCGCATCCGAAACGCCAAGGAGCGCGTCGAACGGCTCACCGCCAACCCCGTCACCCCGCCCCCTGACCCGCTGACCTTCACCGCCCGCATCAGAACCGACCTCGCGAACGGCGACCTGGCGGACGGCGGCCCGGGGGACGGCGGCCCGGCGGACGGCGGCCCGGCCGTGGCGCCGGACGACCGTGCTGGCCGTCGGGATGGCGGACGGGATGGCGGTCGGGGTGGCGAAGGGGCGGGCCCCGATGTGGAGTTGACCGAGGTCCGGGTGGGCGACCGGCTTCTCGTGCCGTCGCTGCGCCTTGCCCAGGCCGACCGGGTGCTGATCACCGGGCCCAACGGCGCCGGGAAGAGCACGCTGCTGCGTGTGATCGCCGGAGAGCTGCCGCCCGACGCGGGAACCGTCAGGGTCGCGGGGAACGTCGGCCATCTGCGCCAGCGGGAGACGCCCTGGCCCGCCCGCTACAGCGTGCTGCGGGCCTTCGCCCATGGCCGGGAGAACCCCGGCGACCTGGACGAACACATCCAGAGCCTGCTCTCCCTCGGCCTGTTCGGCTTGGACGAGCTGAGCCTGAAGGTCGGCGAACTCTCCTACGGGCAGCGGCGCCGCATCGAGTTGGCGCGCCTGGTCAGCGACCCGGTGGACGTGCTGCTGTTGGACGAGCCCACCAACCATCTCTCGCCCGCCCTGGTCGAGGACCTGGAGACCGCGCTCGCCGACTACGACGGCACCCTCGTGGTCGTCAGCCACGACCGCCTCCTCCGCAGCCGCTTCACCGGCCGCCATCTGGCCCTGCGGGACGGCCGGATCGAACCGCCGCACTAGCCTGGCCTCTTGGACCGAGGGTTGATCGCGGTATCGAACTTGATCAGTCGTGACGGTAACCGCCGTACGGGTAGACGGTCTTCGGCTGATCGTGTGCTCCGTCTGAGGACACATCTCGTCAGGTCGAGTTGTCGCTGGTGGGCGAGCATCGCCGTGGGCCCGCAGCCTGTACCACCACCCTTGTCGGCGGGCCCGGCTCGGTGACGCGCGGCTGATCTCGCGTCATCCGTGGCGAATCGGGGCCGCCTCAGGCGGCACCTTCCCGGGGCCCGGATACCCGGACGGGGCTACGGCGGCGGTGGGCGGTCACGGTCGCCGACCGCCCCCTCGATCCGGTGGGCGATGTCGATAAAGGCGTCGACCTCCTCGGGGCTCAGATCCCGCACGGACGCTTCCTCCAGCGTCCGCCACATCGCCGTGAGGGGCTCCCGCAGGGCGCGCCCCTTCTCGGTAAGCCAGATGACCGCCGCCCGCCGGTCGTGCGCCGCCGGTTCGCGGGTGAGCAGTCCGGCGTCCCGCATCCGGCGCAGGGACTTGGAGACGGTGGAGTGGTCCAGGCCGACGCTGCCGAGGAGTTCGGACTGGGGCTGGCCGTCCTTGTCGAAGAGCCGCATCAGCAGCAGCTCCTGCCCCGGGTGGAGGTCCATGGCGCGAAGCATGGCGGCGGCGCGGCTCCGGTGGGCTCGGGCGAGCTGGAAGACCGCGTGGCTCAGGCGTCCCTCGCGGGCCGAGCTCGGCAGCGGCGGTCCGGGATCGTTCAACGCTGCTGCTCCTCGGCTCGGTGTGGGCGGGAGACCGAAGCACCGCCGCCGCGAAAGAGGATAGAGGACAGGGGTGCCACCGCCGTGCGAACCATGCGCCCCGTCATCGCGGTGGGCCGACGATGACGTTTCCGTACAGCTCGGAGGCCTCCGCCAGCAGGGAAGGGGAGAGCTCGAAGCCCTCGGGACGCGGTGTGGTCACGTCCCGTCCGGCATGGCGGAACATGCCCTCGATACCGCCGGGTGTGGTGATCATGAGGAGGTCCGCGCGCTGGGAGGTGATGCGGTAGGAGTGCGGGATGCCGCGCGGGAGGTAGACGATCCCTCCCTCACCCAACTCGTGTTCCTCGTCGCCGCACCACACCACGGCGGTGCCCTTGAGGAGCAGGAACACCTCATCCTCGCGCGTGTGCAGATGGAACGGCGGCGCCTCGCCCCGGGGGACATCGAACCGGCCCACGGTGAGCTTCCCCTCGGTGTCGTCCTTGCCGAGCAGCACGGAGAACGTGCCTCCGTCGAGCCATTCGAGCTTCTGCTGCTGCTCGCGCTGCGCCAGATGAGCCAGGGTCATGGGATTCTCCTCGACGGTTGAGGACGGCCAGGGATGGCTGGTCACGCGAAGTCCGGCCCGCCCGGGGACGGCTTAAGTGGCCAGCCACTTAAATGTATCCCGACACCCATGTGGCCGGCAACATAAATGGGGGAGGCGCGGCACACCGGAGGTTGGCGCCGCCCGCTGAACCCTCGTGGACGGCGAGCGGCGTCAGCGCAGCAACTCCTGCCACTCGGGGGCACTGGCGATCTCCAGGATCTGCTCCTCGCTCAGCGGCCCTTCGGCGCCTTCCGTGGTCGTGTGCAGGATGTCGATCGAGGCGCCGTTGGGGTAGTAGACATCGGCATAGATGCCGGGCGCCCCGTCGGAGGACGCATCTGTGGGCTCGCCGGTGACCAGGCAGAGGGAGACCGTCGTGGAGTCGGCCAGCGTCTCGTTGAGACACTCGGGATCGGGTTCGCCGCCCTCGTCGAAACTCCCCGGAGCGTAGCCCGTGATGTCGACCTCGGCGGAGACCTCCCCGTCGGTCAGGACCAGCGAGGCGCTGCCCCCGTACTGGCCCCGACGCTCCGAGACCTCCAGCCCTTCGGGCACCAACATCTCGAAGGTCGCGTGGAGATCCTCCGTCGGAACATCGGAGGTGATCTCGTCGTCAAGCGAATCGCCCGGCGCGCCGTGGTGCTCGTCGGCGAGGCGGAAAACCTCCTGCCAGACCGGGGCATGGGCGATCTCGATCAGCTCCTCCTCGCTGAGCAACGGCACCAAATCGGCCTCCAGGGCCTGGGGCCCGTCGACGCGGAGACTGACGGACAGCTGCCGCAGGCCGTCCTTGCCCGGCCCCCAACCGGTGGGCGCCTCCCACCACACATCCCAGCCGCGCTGCGGGCTGGCCCCGTCCCCGGAGGTGTCCAGATCCTCGTCCCCGTCGAAGCCGGCCACCCCCTCGGCCCCTCCCCAGGCCGTCTCCACAATCGTCTGGACCGAGCCGTCGGGCAGCTCGGTGTCGGCACAGCGACCGACCACGTCCCGTTCGAATCCGCCACATCCCGCGAAGGAACGCCAGTCGTCCGTCTCCCAGCGGAGCATCATGACATCCAGCTCGAAGCTGGCCCCTCCGTCGCTGATCCGGACCGAGACCGACGGATCTCCTGAGGACCGCACGTCGACGGCGTCGCCGCCGCTCACCTGGAGGCCCTCGGGCAGCAGCTCCTCAAGGGTCTCGACCATCTCCGAACCGGAATCCGGCACGCTGGCGACGGCGGGCGGCGTGTCCTCGAACCGCTCCGACCCGCCACCGGGCAGTTGGGTGGCGGCCACGGCGATGCCGACGACGGCCAGGGCGCCCGTGACCGTTGCCGCCCTGCGGCGCCACAGCCGCGCCCGCCCGCGCCGCAGGCCCGCGTCGGCGAGCAGCTCCGGCACCCGGTGGTAGCCGACGCCGGCCTGCCGCAGCTGCTGCGCCAGCTCACGTTCGAGGGGCGTCAGACCATCCGCGCCATAGGGCTCATGCGTGGAGCGCGGCTCGTTGCCGTGCTGCTGGTTGGGGTGCGGCTGACTCGTGTACGGCTGGTTGGTGGGCTGTGGTTCATTGCTGGGGTGCGGGTGGTTCGTCATCTGAAGTTCCCTTTCGCCGGCCTCAGACGGCGGTGAGTTCGGCGAAGCCGGTGTGCTCCAGCTGGGCCCTGAGCTTGACCAGGGCCCTGCTGCTGCGGGAGCGGACGGCGCTGGAGCTGGTGCTCATGGCGGCGGCCGTCTGCTCGATGCTCAGGTCCTCCCAGTACCGCAGGACCAGCACCGCCCGGTCCTTGCGTGGAAGGGCGGCGAGGGCCTGGAGCAGGGTGACCCTCAGCGACGAGTCTCCTATCTCGATGGGCTGTTCCGGCAGCCAGGGGGCGGGCTGCTCGTCGCTGCTGCGCCGTCTTCGGTGGGTCAGATAGACGCGGACCAGCACCTTCTTGGCGTATGCGCCCGGATTTTCGATGCAGCGTCTGCGATTCCACATCGTGTACATGCGCCCGAGGGTCTCCTGCACGAGATCCTCGGCGAGATGGGTGTCGCCGCTGGTCATCAAACATGCCGAACGGTAGAGCGCCGGGCCCCGGCCCTCGGCGAACTGGCGATAAGACTCTTCGTCCCGCCGCCTCATCACGCCCCCTGGCTCTTCCTCTGTTGCCGCATCACGTCGATCGACGTGAAGCGGTCCGGTGTTGTCCTACTCGGGCGGCGCCCTCGGTGGGCGCCGCCCGGGCCACTGTCTCGTCGGGCGAAATCAGCTGAAGAAGGCCCGCCACTCGTCGGCGACCACGATCTCAGCCAGCTCGTCCGCACTCAGAACCGCGTCACCGCGGGTGGGCTCGGAGTCCCAATCCGCCGTGTTGTAGGCGGTGATGTCGATCGAGGCGCCGTTCGGGTAGGTGATGACGGCCCAGCTGATCGCCGTCGAGTCCTCCGCGCTGGCGGGCCAGTCGCAGACGCTCAGCTCGGTGCCGTCGTCCAGAACGCTGTCCTCGCACCGGGGCTCGTCCAGCGCCTCGTCGGCGGCCCACTCCTCATCGATCACCTCGTCGATGATCACCTCGTGGCCTATCGCGCCGTCGAACTCGTCGACGGGCAAAACGGCGTGCAGCTCCTCGCCAG
This region includes:
- a CDS encoding ABC-F family ATP-binding cassette domain-containing protein; this translates as MPSSPSQLTLHNITKAYDEKVVLDRVSFAVKPGEKVGVIGDNGSGKSTLLRLIAGYERPDHGELTVSAPGGLGYLAQTLALPPRASVAEAIDLALADLRQLEERMRRAEADLGRRSGPALDEAMAQYAILVERYEARDGYQAEARVDIALHALGLPELARDRRLGTLSGGERSRLALAATLASQPELLLLDEPTNDLDDQAVAWLESQLRAHAGTVIAVTHDRVFLDQLTTTVLEIDAGRVARYGDGYDGYLTAKAAERRRRLQQYETWLAELERHERVADAQVNRLDAIPRKNPMASFGSGAFRSRNRDHGAMSRIRNAKERVERLTANPVTPPPDPLTFTARIRTDLANGDLADGGPGDGGPADGGPAVAPDDRAGRRDGGRDGGRGGEGAGPDVELTEVRVGDRLLVPSLRLAQADRVLITGPNGAGKSTLLRVIAGELPPDAGTVRVAGNVGHLRQRETPWPARYSVLRAFAHGRENPGDLDEHIQSLLSLGLFGLDELSLKVGELSYGQRRRIELARLVSDPVDVLLLDEPTNHLSPALVEDLETALADYDGTLVVVSHDRLLRSRFTGRHLALRDGRIEPPH
- a CDS encoding MarR family winged helix-turn-helix transcriptional regulator yields the protein MNDPGPPLPSSAREGRLSHAVFQLARAHRSRAAAMLRAMDLHPGQELLLMRLFDKDGQPQSELLGSVGLDHSTVSKSLRRMRDAGLLTREPAAHDRRAAVIWLTEKGRALREPLTAMWRTLEEASVRDLSPEEVDAFIDIAHRIEGAVGDRDRPPPP
- a CDS encoding cupin domain-containing protein, which codes for MTLAHLAQREQQQKLEWLDGGTFSVLLGKDDTEGKLTVGRFDVPRGEAPPFHLHTREDEVFLLLKGTAVVWCGDEEHELGEGGIVYLPRGIPHSYRITSQRADLLMITTPGGIEGMFRHAGRDVTTPRPEGFELSPSLLAEASELYGNVIVGPPR
- a CDS encoding SigE family RNA polymerase sigma factor, coding for MRRRDEESYRQFAEGRGPALYRSACLMTSGDTHLAEDLVQETLGRMYTMWNRRRCIENPGAYAKKVLVRVYLTHRRRRSSDEQPAPWLPEQPIEIGDSSLRVTLLQALAALPRKDRAVLVLRYWEDLSIEQTAAAMSTSSSAVRSRSSRALVKLRAQLEHTGFAELTAV